One genomic region from Cydia amplana chromosome Z, ilCydAmpl1.1, whole genome shotgun sequence encodes:
- the LOC134661730 gene encoding bestrophin-2 isoform X2 yields MRRNIVRYAILAYVITLQRVSLRVKRRFPTWQHVVDSGLMLESERKVFEKMDGKSPMSKYWMPLVWATNIINRARKEGLITSDHIVQTLLVELSDIRRRLGALIGYDTVCVPLVYTQVVTLALYTYFVAALMGRQLVPPAHGSTSQYHPDVYFPLFTALQFCFYVGWLKVAEVLINPFGEDDDDIELNWLIDRHIKAAYMIVDEMHEEHPELLKDQYWEEVVPKDLPYTVASEHYRRHEPPCSADHYKVKAEDAVYANVQAPRKSHDETYADYESVDTPLVERRKNWFQRQISRMGSVRSASTAYSSGGLFGRNRHNSVVYSSPEAGQPAPAPAHKMSLYERIVGRKSGRSQHRQNSRHGGQKSNGTAVPITLRNRPRIPTPDVTKEIIDRENRLAMGMQNMGVIMAHQGYQNEVPVLGALVLSPIQELDSGSVNNTLHAGQPGTTALAQAVLSPSGLAPMLTAGPVALSPMGVTQLSLVGSTPSTPRTERITGSAGSGATPPPPRATVTELPGSDRDSEHSAASTGTPPEFTRKSNSKRGEVYV; encoded by the exons ATGAGGAGGAACATCGTCCGGTACGCCATCTTAGCGTACGTCATCACACTGCAGAGGGTGTCGCTCAGGGTGAAGCGGCGGTTTCCCACGTGGCAGCACGTCGTGGACTCCG GTCTCATGTTAGAAAGCGAAAGAAAGGTGTTCGAAAAAATGGACGGAAAGAGTCCCATGTCCAAATACTGGATGCCCTTAGTGTGGGCAACTAATATAATAAACAGAGCAAGAAAAGAAGGGCTCATCACGAGTGACCACATCGTCCAAACGTTGTTGGTGGAGCTGTCAGACATCCGGAGGAGGCTCGGGGCCTTGATCGGGTACGACACGGTGTGCGTGCCACTTGTTTATACACAG GTGGTGACGTTGGCGCTGTACACTTACTTCGTGGCAGCGCTGATGGGCCGGCAGCTCGTGCCGCCGGCACACGGGAGCACCTCGCAGTACCACCCTGACGTGTACTTCCCGCTCTTCACGGCGCTACAG TTTTGTTTTTACGTGGGATGGCTGAAAGTGGCCGAGGTCCTCATAAACCCGTTTGGCGAGGACGACGACGATATTGAACTCAATTGGCTGATAGACAGACACATAAAg GCAGCCTACATGATAGTGGACGAGATGCACGAGGAGCACCCGGAACTGTTGAAGGACCAATACTGGGAGGAGGTGGTCCCCAAGGACCTGCCGTACACGGTGGCTTCCGAACACTACCGCCGCCACGAGCCGCCCTGCTCCGCCGATCACTATAAG GTGAAGGCTGAAGACGCCGTGTACGCCAACGTGCAGGCCCCAAGAAAAAGCCACGATGAGACGTACGCTGATTAC GAAAGCGTGGACACACCGTTAGTGGAGCGACGGAAGAACTGGTTCCAGCGTCAGATCTCCCGCATGGGGTCGGTGCGGTCCGCGTCCACGGCGTACTCGTCGGGCGGGTTGTTCGGCCGCAACCGGCACAACTCCGTGGTGTACTCCAGCCCCGAGGCCGGCCAGCCCGCGCCTGCGCCGGCGCACAAGATGTCGCTCTACGAGAGGATCGTCGGCAGGAAGAGCGGCCGCTCTCAACATCGACAGAACTCTAGACACG GTGGACAGAAAAGTAACGGTACAGCGGTGCCGATCACGCTCCGCAACCGACCGCGAATCCCCACTCCAGACGTGACGAAGGAGATCATCGACCGCGAGAACCGCCTCGCTATGGGCATGCAGAACATGGGCGTCATCATGGCCCACCAGGGCTACCAGAACGAGGTGCCCGTCCTCGGCGCTTTAGTGCTGTCTCCTATACAAGAGCTGGACAGCGGATCGGTTAATAACACGTTACACGCAGGCCAGCCGGGGACTACAGCTTTAGCACAGGCAGTTTTATCTCCGTCGGGCCTAGCGCCGATGTTGACCGCGGGGCCGGTCGCCCTGTCTCCTATGGGAGTGACACAACTTTCACTAGTGGGATCGACCCCTTCGACGCCTAGAACCGAGCGGATAACGGGCTCGGCGGGATCCGgcgcgacgccgccgccgccgcgagcCACAGTCACGGAACTGCCCGGATCGGACCGCGACAGCGAACACAGCGCGGCCAGCACCGGCACGCCGCCGGAGTTCACCAGGAAATCAAACTCGAAACGGGGAGAAGTCTACGTTTAA